A segment of the Aureliella helgolandensis genome:
CTGCTAATAATTGAGGAGGACGTTCCCGTAAGTGCAAAAGCAACTGAGCAAGGGGCCTCTGATAAAGGGACCAAGCCAACTGCACCCTACAGCCAGTTGTTCGCAAGATTGCGCAAGTAGGAAGGAATGGATGTTCCGTTTGGGCCTCGATAGGAAGCAACGGTATGAATTTGAGTATTGGTTCGGAGCACAAAAGTCGAAGCCAAGCAAGCCAGGGATCTCAAATCGACGACTGGGCGTGCTCGCTAGTGAATAGTGTGGCGGGGTGTGCAGTCGTGGGGGTAATGAGCGGTAGCCGATTTCCCAATGACCGCCGAACGGTAGATGGCTTAGCAACGAAGCTGGCAAGCTCGTTGCAAAGCAAGGTTGCGGATCCACGCATGCTGCTTCTGCGGCTCAATGTGTTTCACAGCACAAACTTGGAGCGCCAGGTCGATCAGTCCTCGAATGCTCCCAAACCAACACGTTCTCCGTTTGGAGCATGGTCTGATGTGGAAGTCCCGGTTCCGATCGGACGCACTGCATCCTGGTCACTTGAGCGACTGCCGCACTGGGTATGGGCCTGGCGGCGCAGTTTCGGATTGATCGCTATCGATCTGGGGCCAATGCACCAAGTTCCAAGCCGAATTCTCGGTCGTTTGTGCGATCACGCATTCATTCTGCTAGGGCCCGATTCCTGCGCCTCGCCCGATTGGATTAAGACTCAAATCGATTGGCATCGACGCAGTGGCGTTACTGTGGCCGGGACCCTGGTCACTTCCATGACTTACGCCTCGGAAGTCGACCGCGAGGTCTCGCCATCGGTAAAGCTTGGGGAGCAACGCCGCGCTGCTTAACGGGCTGTTGACTTAATAGCAATTTAAGTTTTAATGCGGAGCTAGTGGCTCTAATTGCCTGGTAGCGGAGGTTATCTTTCCTTGCTCACGCGGCGGGTTACTATTTCAACAGCCCGTTAAGCGTGTTGTAGGGTAGACGCGGTGTAGGGCCAATTGCGGGTAAGCGGTGCGTCGTGCCGCTGGAGTTTTAGGGAAGTTGGACGTGCACCAGTAGCGGCTGGTGATCGCTGGCGAATCGTCCGCTGGCGGTCTTGGGATCCAGCGTCTGAAACGAGTCAACCTCGACGTCTCCCGCAAAAAACACATGATCAATTCGGCGTCCTTCGCTGATCTCTTTAAAGCTGTTGAACGTGCCAGTTGCTCCGGTGGGTGGATGAGCACTGTGGGAGAGCGCATCCAACAGCGTTGAGCTTGCGTCTTCCGGTGGGGCCGCCAGGGCACGCAGTGGTTCGGAATCGTGCAAAGAGTTAAGGTCACCGACCAAAACAGCGGGACGCGATTTGCGGTGGGTCGCAATCCAGTCGCGAATCAGAGTTGCCGATTGTTTACGAGCTTCTGCACCGCGATGGTCGAAGTGGGTATTTACGAATAGCAGTGGTTTCTGAGTCTGCTTATCGATCAGCGAAATCCAGCTTGCAACGCGCGGGAGAGCAGCATCCCAACCTCGGCTGCCAACCGTCTCCGGCGTTTCGCTCAACCAGAACGTCCCTTTATCGGAGACTTCAAAGCGTTCTTTACTCCAACCGATGGCGGTCATTTCTCCGCCGGTTTCTGTCCCATCGTCGCGTCCCACGCCGTACCACTCCAGGCTGGGCGTGTTCAGCTTTACGAACTCAAGCTGTTTGGCCACAACCTCCTGTAAACCAATCAGTTCGCCGCGACGGATGGTTTCGACAACCTTATCACGACGATTGTCCCAAACGTCGAGACCGTCTCCTTTGTTCAAGTAGCGAACGTTGTAGGAGAGGATAGCAATGGACGGCTTATCTGTCTTCGACAGACTGTCGGCACTTTGCGTTGCAGGCGGGGATTGCGCAGCGGTCGTCGATATGAGTTGTGCGACTACAAGAAGGCAACCCAATAGGGCTTGGAGCATCGGATGGGACATCATGAACCTTTGAGTGTATAGGTCAATCTGGATTTTGTTTTTTACGTTTGCGTTTGGGGATACCTGCGAGATAGGACCTCCCCGAATCCACCAGGCAGCTCCCCCGAATCGCCTCTCGCCCGAGCAGCATGCGGAATCCCATTGAGTCGCGATTGGCGAGCGTTAATTCTATCTGCCAAGCCCGGCCGAATAAACGCACTTGGGTTAAGATCACGGGTCTTTCGGCGGATTCACCGCTGGAACTTCGAACGTGTCGGTACTCGAGCAGGGGAGCCTCGGTTTCGACAACTTTCGACTCACTTCTTTGGCGTGGATGCACTTTGAACCGAATGAATTCTCGGCCTTCGTGTTGAAAGGGCTCGATGTCGTAAGCGTGCAGGCTGGACGACCTGGCACCGGTGTCAACTTTGACTTTGATATTCCGAATCCCGAGCTCCGGCAGCGTGACAAACTCACGCCAGCCAATCGTTAGCTGTGGCTCCTGGATTTCCCCTGGAACATTCATTGCATTGAGTCCTTGCGTTCTTGTTGCAACTACAGCAGGCATACCGATGATGAGCCTGAGGCGGTGCCGGGCTATTTAGGGATGGGGGAGGTCTGGGAGACTGCCTCGCGTTGGGCAATGATCTTGTCCAATTCAGCTTTGAGCTTGCCCAGGATTTCATCGTAGGGAAACGCCCCTAAGGATTCCTCGCCCTTCTTGAGGTTGACGCGTGTGGGGCCGCACCACAGACCGAGATCGGCGTCATCCGTTTCACCGGGTCCGTTGACTCGGCACCCCATGACAGCGATGGTAATTGCGTGATTCTTGGCATACTGCGTCATCTCCTTGACATCCTGTGCCAATTCCACGAAGGCTTCGTTTTCTACGCGAGAGCAGCTCGGGCATGAGATGATATTCAGCGCCGTGGGATCGAGTGCGACGACACTTCTTAATCTGCCAGCGTAGATATCGTCGAGGATACTTCGACCGGCTTGGATCTCTTCCGGCTTGCGTGGGTTGGGCACAGTCAGTGAGACGCGAATGGTATCGCCAATGCCTCGTCCAATAAGCTGTTCGAACGCAATTCGCGTTTTGATGATTCCATCGGGCGGCAAACCTGCTTCGGTGACGCCCAAATGGAGCGGGATGTCTGGTCGCCGAGCTGCAAATTGCTGGTTGATGGTAACGACTTGCGACGGATCGCTGTCTTTCATCGAGACGACGAAGCGGGTGAACCCCAGCTCCTCCAGGTACTCGCAGTGTTCCAGACCACTTTCCAAAATGGGGCCAATCGCGTCGGCAGGATCGAATTTCGATTTTTTGGCGGGATCGATACTGCCGCAGTTGACGCCAATGCGGATCGCGCAGTCATGCTCTTGAGCCACGTTGGCGATGAACGCGACTTTTTCTTGCCAGGGACGAGACTTCTCGTGGTGATACAGGTGTCCCGGGTTATATCGGATCTTGTCGACGTGGGGCGCGACCTTCGCGGCGAGGCGATAGTTTTCTTGAAGGTCGACTGAGAGGTTGGCTGACGTTTGAGCGCGGATCTCAGCCAGCGCGGCAGCATCTTTGTCGCTATCTACGGCAATGCGGACGATATCAGCACCGGCGGCGTGAAGTGCGTTGACCTGACCGACCGTGGCATCGAT
Coding sequences within it:
- a CDS encoding endonuclease/exonuclease/phosphatase family protein — translated: MMSHPMLQALLGCLLVVAQLISTTAAQSPPATQSADSLSKTDKPSIAILSYNVRYLNKGDGLDVWDNRRDKVVETIRRGELIGLQEVVAKQLEFVKLNTPSLEWYGVGRDDGTETGGEMTAIGWSKERFEVSDKGTFWLSETPETVGSRGWDAALPRVASWISLIDKQTQKPLLFVNTHFDHRGAEARKQSATLIRDWIATHRKSRPAVLVGDLNSLHDSEPLRALAAPPEDASSTLLDALSHSAHPPTGATGTFNSFKEISEGRRIDHVFFAGDVEVDSFQTLDPKTASGRFASDHQPLLVHVQLP
- a CDS encoding ATP-dependent zinc protease family protein codes for the protein MNVPGEIQEPQLTIGWREFVTLPELGIRNIKVKVDTGARSSSLHAYDIEPFQHEGREFIRFKVHPRQRSESKVVETEAPLLEYRHVRSSSGESAERPVILTQVRLFGRAWQIELTLANRDSMGFRMLLGREAIRGSCLVDSGRSYLAGIPKRKRKKQNPD
- the ispG gene encoding (E)-4-hydroxy-3-methylbut-2-enyl-diphosphate synthase, producing MRISRNPTRSVRIGSIEIGAAHPISVQSMTATHTQNIDATVGQVNALHAAGADIVRIAVDSDKDAAALAEIRAQTSANLSVDLQENYRLAAKVAPHVDKIRYNPGHLYHHEKSRPWQEKVAFIANVAQEHDCAIRIGVNCGSIDPAKKSKFDPADAIGPILESGLEHCEYLEELGFTRFVVSMKDSDPSQVVTINQQFAARRPDIPLHLGVTEAGLPPDGIIKTRIAFEQLIGRGIGDTIRVSLTVPNPRKPEEIQAGRSILDDIYAGRLRSVVALDPTALNIISCPSCSRVENEAFVELAQDVKEMTQYAKNHAITIAVMGCRVNGPGETDDADLGLWCGPTRVNLKKGEESLGAFPYDEILGKLKAELDKIIAQREAVSQTSPIPK